The segment tcgACTAAATAAGTACTCGTTCCAACCCACTTTCAAGAACTTCTCATCACTTCAAAAatggaatttatttatttaacacactcaaaaatgtcccaaacattgttctaaattatcTTCATGATGCGTAAGTAGGCTTACTTTAATTACAACAAGCACACGGCTTTAGTTCTTCAATCAGTCTCTGTTGATATGGGTATACAAAAGCACAAGTTACCATGCTCACCGTCGTGGGACTGAAAACCCAGAGTTAAACCTTAAGTTACCTCGCTAACCTCAAATCCTGCTTCCACCAAAAATAGTGGATAACAGCTTGGTGGATTTCTAGTGACGCTGTGTGTGGATGGAGAACTCccttaaaaacaaactgtgacACATAAACAAATTTGCAGATATATGTGCGGTAGTCCATTCAGGACCCTTCTGCAGGGTTTCTGTGAATGAACGAGACCATGGTCATGATAATTAGTACCTGGAATTTCACATTAGCAGTTTTGCTATTGTTATAGTTGGCTATGCCACTCCCTCAGGTCCTAGTGTCTCTGCTGTTCCCTCCTTCCTTatgttccttcttcttctcctgtgtatgtatgtgtgtgtgtgtgtgtgtgttgtttggcATGGCGCTCCGGTCTTTCTCCCTGGGTGTCCAATCACCTGCACACCTGTTACTCGCCTGCTCACCTGAGACATCTAGTTATCAAGAtctgcaatatatatatatatatatatatactgtataacccAGCTCTTCATAGTTCACCCATGCTACAGCCTTCTTAATCATGtccagtgtttttccacttgtTGCCTGATCTTTTTttactctgtgtttttgtgcatcaTGTCATGACTCTAGATCTGTGTAACTAAATGTTACAGCTAATGCTTTACTTCCCACATACCTTTCTCTCCATCACTCTAGCACCTCTGTGTATCCTGCCAAGTCTGATGTTTGGTTTTCACAAGTTGTTTGTATGACGGTAAATATACTAATATGCCAAAcataattcaaaataatttttttaaagcgATGATGAAATGCTGCATGTTTCTCCATCAGCATGTAGTGTAACCCATGAAAGGCAGCAGCCTCCTTCTGTTCTTTACATGTGAGCGCATCTACCatgagctacacacacacacacacacacacacacagagtctctTTCCTTCTTCCTGCTGTTTTGGCTGAGTCCCAGAACTCTTCCCTGATGAACTCCTCCAGCAGCCCCAGAGGTCAGGTTTCTACCAACCTCCTCCCCCAGCCAGAGAAATAAGAGAAAGAATAGAATAAAACCAAAGAGAAAATATGATtacaaaacagagagagagaaagagaacgtgtgtgtgtgtgtgtgtgtgtgtgtgtgtgtgtgtgtagctcatGGTAGATGATGATAGGGGCATAGGAAGCAATAAATCAGTGTAACTTAATCATGACAGTGGTTAACTACATCAGCCTGGAACCACATTGCTGCAAGTGCGTGtgcgtgtttttttttctaccttgccatctttctttcttattttctttctttttatctctctgcgctttctctgtctccttcaCTACCCTCTgtgagtaagtgtgtgtgtttgtgtgtgtgtccacttgCCAGCTATTTTAAAACTGTGTTAGAgactttgagtgtgtgtgtctgtggtttcctgttcagtgtgtgtttgtaagagAGAGTTATTTTAGCCATGATGTGAGGCTCAGTCAGAATGACCTGATGTCCACTACACCCACTGCTCGtcatcacacactcacacacgcataCAGTACTGTTGAAGAATGAAACAGTACTTGAAATGAGACCCTGTTCATGTGTCTGGTGATCAAAAGACCTTTTTACAAAGTCATCACtataaatcagtgtgtgtgatctttagtgtgttcatttaattatacattttaattagttaattactGGTTGGTCGTTTATCCAAACACACTAGACGGAAAAAACAATCCTAAATAAAAACCTCAGCGGGAACTGGCACCCTTTTTATTCCCAGAGTGAACAAACCAACAGGGATGAGATGGCACAGGTACTGCTAATTGCAATGATCCTTAATGTGACCCGCTTGGAGATTTAGTTACTTCAACATCTTTTTAAATGAAGTGTCAACATCGTTTTACCTGTATTAAATTCAGGATTTCTACATCATTAAGGCTAACGGAATCATTACTGTGTTGTCATTgaatcatttaaatgtaaactcTAGTGGTCTCTGTAactgttttttgtatttgtagaAATGATCGTAGTAGTGTTTTTCTTAACACAtactcttttttgttttgttttttacataaaatctctctcacacaccctTCACAcctccacacatgcacacgatCTAAAGGATTGGGGGGTAGCCACAGTTATCTAAAATTTTACtgtgattgttttcttttgcttcGGTGAAACTGACCTCCAAAATCCATGGCAAGGCATGTTGAGGTGAAAATTGGAGACAGGGAAAAGTGTGCTGGGCAGGAAGAGGGTGTTTCAGAGGTGTTGTAACACAGTGTACATCCCTGTGTCTTTGGTCTCTCAGGAGTTAAAAAGCTCCTCCGCTCCCTTGCGGCCTTCTGCTGTGCGTGTCTATGTTTCTGCAAAACCATCACACTAGATAATGAATGTGCTGTTTTACACTTCTGTGTGTTCTGctaaggtgtgtgtgagtgtgttaccTAGGTGTGGATGAGTAAAAATAATTTGTCTCCTCTGAGACACATGCTGGGAGTTGCATGGGAACTGCTTCTGTTTATCTGCCCATCATTCTTTTTGTCTGCTGCCTGTTTCTGTTTGAGATGCGGACACATCATGTAAATGACTAAATGTGTTGATTAGTTAACCACTCAAGGATGTTATTGCTTAGTTGCAGGGTAACAAATTGATAAGTTTCAGGCTGCAACTGTCCTAGAAAATCCTTTTTAACAAGGTTAAGTTCTTATATTTCTTGTACTTATAAAATGTATTCAGGTGCAGTCTTTTCTCGTACTTCAAACCACTTCTCCCCCTGCTTCCTTACaccctgtcctcaccagaaaaatggcCGTGGAGGTTGATTATGCAGCAGCTTGTTACAacccatatttatgtttattgcaAGATGTGATGACCGTATGGTGGCTAAAAAGGAGGAGGTCAGGTTACGGTGTGTAAAGAGCAACAAACTATGCGAaagtggatggatgggtgaagCACACACAGGACTGTCACCCAGGAGATAGATCAAGAAAGTCAAAGAGGACttagttaaagttaaattaCATTAAGCAGGTGAGTTTAGTCACATGACTTATGTTACTTATATCACATGAATTACATAAGGTAGTTTATTTAACCCAAACCTTAATCTCtaactaaacctaaccaagtagttttgttgagtaaacctaaccaaactacgaCAGTTTCACAGTGTTGCTCACATGACTTGAGTCACTTGACGTGACATAACGTAGACAAGGTCTGGTACGGCTGTCGCTGGAATGGTACTTTCTAACAGTCgtacatgttgttttgggacaacTGACAATGAACCTACTTTGTCATTGTCGaggacattttgtttgtttccctcttcttttcctttctttcatgGACTCACCCCTTTTCACTTGATTCTGGTTGATTAAGgttgattatttttatataccCAATTGTGAGGAGAATAAAGAAATTCAAAACCCTAACCTTGGATGGGTTAACCTCTTTATAGGTTATGAGGTGGATCTTGGTATTGTGCTACAAAACCTCTTAATAGGGacaatgtgtaagaattgagcctactctccacctgtcaaATTCATATTCACAAAAAACACGGGGCAGCATATCACATGTCAGGCTGCTAACCTCttttagctagttagctcagttaacCATGCAGTCACCGGGTGAGCTGGCACCTGCACCAGGCTCAGCTTCCTCTTGGTGATCACAGCCCGGCTGGGACCAAACACCTTCGGTGCTGAGGTAATGTACAGGGGGTGGGAGGTGGAGGGGCAACAATACTGAGCTATACAATCGAACAATCACTTCTCGAGGCACAAGTTGTATTACATCACAGGACGGGCCAGACTTGCCATACATAGATGTCTTAGCGATAACATCAgaaatgttactttttttttttactcattctgttgataatgttagtttttttttttaatgttctggCCATGTCTTACACATTGTAACTTTAAGGAGACTGCTATCTGCTTCACCTTTCCTTAACCCCGTCTCCTAGATATTATGTTTATATACAACTAATTTTGCAGCCTCAAATACGTTTTGAAGGAAATATCATGCTGACAAGATTACATTTTCCATTAACATAATGAGGGACTATTGTTAACTAACAAATCTGGCAAGTCACAAAAATCTTGAACAAATAagtaaaatgttcactgacaaaatatttaattagtttCCTGCCAAAATATCCAATCTTCTAGTACAATATCCACTCCTAGTGATTACAGCATTATTGAACGTTTTTCCTGGCTTTGTTTagcacttggttaaggtttgggAACGATCATGGTCAgaaaaaagtctgcagtgacttgagaaatgtgtttattaacatttaatcaaataaacaaTCTTTCCCAAACATGAGCtaaagtgcttttgttgcctaaaccttaCCACAGAAAGGAGTTTGGGTGTGAACACTGCACTCTGGTGTCAGTCTTACACTTTTACGCCCACTATTCATTCCGTCTACCTCAATAAAACAATGCCTCTGATCCAAATATACACCACAATGTAATTGGGAAAACAATTTAGCactatataaacataatttttagGAGACATACTTATTTTTTCTACCAACAGTCAacgttggtttcttttaacacTAACCACAATCTTTTTCCAGTAtcaaccaagtagtttttgagGCATAACCTGGACAGACATTTGTGAAGAAATCTAAGTCAGATACTCACAGGTCACGAGAAAGGGAGGACCTCTGGCATGGGTTCATGCAATGGTTGTGACGCTCTACAGAGCTGGACACCGGACAACTCTGGCAACAGCATAGAGCATAtggtctgtgtgagtgtgagcatgTGTAAAGCTGGCATGACCAACTCTACCACTGTGAGAGGTACTTGCATGTGGAGTGGGAGAACACAGTTGCAttcacaggtgtgtgtgcgtttgttaTGTGGATCATGCCAAAGATGATCTGATTCCTCAGCGTACAGCAGCTCACAGAGTTAAGCCCAGAGGTGGACTTCAAATAAAGTTTAAGATGAAAGTTAACAGATCAGGCTTTATCAGTGCAGGTGGCAAAAAACAGAGGTCATGTGTCTCCTGATACTTCCTGTATCCTGCTCTCCATCTCTTTACATTACAAGTGCAATGTGCATTGGAGGATTACTTTCATCCTACCAGTTGACAGGATAACagaatacatttgaaatggaCAGTACAGATCATGGTTGTTCCTGTGATTTGATTATTGTGCTTCCGTCACTGCTCTCACCTCCCCTCTCACTTTCACTCTGTTACTTGTTAAGTCCTCATCCTTGCTGTCTGGTGTTATCATTTATCCCAAGCATTCACTGTTCCCTGACTCAGTGTTAAAAGTTGCTGTGAGACATCCCGACCTGAGTACTCATCATGTCTTTGTCAGTGACACTGACCATTTGTGTCATATAATTTGACACAGCAACAAGCTAATTATTTTGAACACCTCTGTTGCCATCAACCAATGAGGCTGCTGAACAAGCACTTTCTTATATACATATTCTATTAAGTATGCGTGTGTCAGGCATGGCtgctgcaaacaaaaacaattgtCATTAGAAGCTCTTTTGTAGCTTAATGTTGTAGGTGGAACACAAGAAACACCTCTGCCTAAGCACTGCAAGATGTATTTATatgctgtgtgtatttttttaacaatagaGAATTATAGTTTTTTTAGGCTGTTATAATTAGATGAATAtaagtaatacatttttaagacaCTGTTGTTATCAACGAACATCTGAGCAACTCAGGAGAAAAAATATTTCAGATCTAATTCTACATAAAGTTTTGCAGCCCACAACTTTACAGTTTTGGTTCCCTCTTCCTGCTCGTATCAACCTGGTAtacagccacagcaggcagtAGTGATGGGAATCATGGCTTTTTAAAAGGGAACCGGATGTTATGGCTCTGTTCCTTTCTGAGATTATTCATTATTCTTTTTTAGGGGGCATGGGTTACTAGGTTTTTCTGCAAAAATATTACTAGGATAATGATAGGGTAAGATTCGGGTCAGATATAAACTTACGACACTTTCCCATTGCTAGTTACAGCTCAACTCGACTCGCTTTTTGTGCCCTGTCCATATAATACCCACGAAAGTGCTGTGCCACTTAATtttcactgaaacacacacaacgtGCCACAcaccttaataataataaagtacagAGAGGATCATTACAGTTAGGCTACTATCTCGCCATCTCTGACTAAGCTATTTTAAAATGGCAGGTTTGTTCAGGACACCTTGTCTGGTGCTCGCAATGATGCTGCAGTGAATAgagacgattctctctgaccagtaAGTAGTCTGCagttttttaaccttttggtATCGCCACAGCTCGCTTGACCTCAAAGGAGGTGGTACCAAATAACCTACCAGACACCATCTACCAGATCTGCCCAATGGAAAACCAAGAAAGCTGAGTAGAGTCGAGGTGAGTTGAGCTGATACCATATGGTGAGAAAGAGACTTTAGACATCAGCccaatataatttaatttcacatgTGTGGACTAGGTTTAGCAGCAATAAATTACTTGTATTGTCAATGATCTGCATCGTAAAAATTACACAAGGTGATGGCATATCTCTCTGCTTTGTCAGTGAATTTAGTACTTTGAATCCCCCCTGAAATGTGTTATGTAAATTAAGTTGCAACACTTaatattagacttttttttttactctgcccagctgatgcgacaccagcATTTGCCAGGATAGTAATCAAGCAGACCCTCTATCTCAGGGAGTGCATGTATGTCTGTGCCAAAGCTTGCTCATCTTCTCCCTGAGAGGAAGCAGAAGCTTTCAGTCTCCACAGGTGAGCTGCTGATCcgtgaaaaagagagagtgtatgTATCTGTGGTctttgtgagagtgtgtgtgtcggAAGCGATACGTTCACAGTCTCCGTAGGTGAGCTGTTGATCTGAGTTCTCTGAGTTTCCCTCAACCATCTGCGCATCCCCCCcgcccccaacacacacacacacatacacacacacacacacacatacacacacacaccctgcaaGATCATCACATGACTGCAACTACCTGCTTGTTGACAGGGTACCAAATAAGGACTTGCCAGCATTAAGGTAAACAAAATGTGCgattgtatgtatgtgtgcctgtttgtgtttgtgtgcatgtatatgtgAGCGCTGGCTGCTGTCCCATCGTCCAGGCCAAAAAGTCCGGCTCTCACACAGCCTGTCCAGAACACTCTGCTGCCCTGCCAGAGCACTGACGTAGCTAGTTAGCTCCCCTTTCActccttttctccttttcttttctttctttcctttttctttcctgaTGCCGTGGTGTTTACTGTAACTCTCATTCATATTTGAGTTGTTGTGAGGGCAAGCATTGTGTTATAGTTTCCGTCCTGTGCTAATTCGCAGGTTCAAGATTTTTCATAAACATTATGAATGGATTCATCAGGTCTGGTGGGAGCTGTAATGGTGTACAGGAACATTTTCTTGGCACGCATTAGGCCCTGCAACACCAAGCATCATTTAAATGCTACAGCAAACCTAAACCCTGCTGCTGACCAGGTGTATCCTTCCACAGATGATGTATTTTTCAGGATGATGCACTCTATCTGTGTTAAAAAATAGCACCAAGGTACATCCCCAGGACAGACCTTCAGCCTCAGGTTCAACATGATGAATGTGAATGTGCAACGCTATTGAATCAGCATCAATCAGGATCCATGTGGAACATTCCAGCACTGTGTTGAATCCATTGAGACCTCAAAGAAAATTAtctaataattttaaattttattttaagtcatGTTCAGTTtctaaataaatttatttttgactGGCAGTTGACAAACTTATGGAGTATGGAGGCTTGGGCCCCATTTACACCTAAAATCTTCTGTATCTTGGCTTTCCACTGTGATTTGTTGTGAAGTTCTGCCTAGCATTGTTTCCTTGTGCTACTTTTCTTCATAATATGTACtactttctgttattttataaGTTTATATTGAGTTTAACTCAACAGTGAATGACTTCACATTCACCAATTCAATGTTCAATGAACGCTGCTCTTACAGCGTCTTCATGCACAACACTGTATGGACACACTGCCTCAATGTGGCATCaaacttttgattttatttgcgGAAGACTGACTACTTGCACTTATACTTTCATGTGGTCAAGCACTATCTGAttgtaaaatgcattttaatgccagATATAAATAGGGGGCCTTGGATGATCATGAAACTGGAATAATCAGTAAGAAAGCTAAGCGACTGAGAGCAACTGTAATACGAAATTTGGTTCTGGTACAAcagaataataaacataaatgccAGATTTCTAAACATcttcgagtatcttcaaccaagtccagttgcctttggttttaaccttcattggataacttTGACTTGAAtaactgagaaccttcacagacatcttagTACGCCCTCTTTCTCTGCAATGGTTTAACGGCAACCATCTCCTAACGCAGAATTCCTCAAAATTTGGTCAAAGGTTTGTGctacatttggatggaaacctgATTTCAGACTCGCAAGGAGTGCTTCAGTAAAAAACATCAACCAAGCTTAAAATTCAGTGACTGCACCGCTAATGGTGAACTGAATCTAAAGATCATGCTTCTTAAAAACCTGATAAAACAATCAACAGGTTAAatggattcattttaagattctGCCTCAGTGTCAGAAGTGTTTTGTTACCAATTGTGCCAATGAAGCAATTCTACATTTGCTACAGCTGTGATTGCGCCTATAATTATCTTCTCTTGTTTCAAATGATAACTGAGGCTTTCATGCTAATGAGTGTCATTGCATTTAGCACTATATGCCATACCAAAGTGACTCAGAAACTGCATTGATCAGGAGGATCCTGTGTTTCTATTATGAAGAACACTGAAtatcaattaataaaaacaatgggAATCTACTGAGAGGGGGTGTATACACCAACTCTTCATAGTCATGTTGAAAGTCGTGAAGTTCGAAATGCGGCAGCTGGTGACGAGGGACATCGAAAAGTCAGATCCAATTGTCTAAGTCAGTAATCAACTGTCTTTTAATGAATACATAGAAAAGATAAGATACTATCCAACCTCAGATCGATTGATTTTGGCAAAATGAGTGAATGTTTCTAAGGCAAAAGAAGAAGGAcaatgaagacacacacacacacacacacacacatacacacacacactgcaggggAGAGATGTATGTGAATTATTAAAGATTGGCAATTAAACCAGCTGACATTTAGATCAAAAACACCATGACATTGGCCTTTAGCaagctctttctttctctcattctctctctctctctcacacacacacacacacacacacacacacacacacacacacacacacacacacacacacacacacacacacaggtgcacaAACACTCATTCCTGCACCCTCACAAAGGGCACCAAAGGTAGCAGTGCCCCGTAATAAAtgaattaccacagaggaaGGGTCAAACCAAGTGGACTGAGAACAGTGGGGGACATGGGCTGAATGGTcagtcacattttaattttttaatgttaGTTTAAACCTATTGTATGTTAGTTTAAACCTATTGTAGCTAATAGTATGTGAGGACAGTGCAGGCCaaagatttttatttgattagatttttttatatatatatataaaaatagaaagaaCATATCTGAAAAGATAAAGTGTCACCAGAACATACGTTGTTGCCCATAGGCCTGCTATGGGCCCCATCTCCATTTCGCccataaagtaaaaaaaaatctacatacCTGCAAGGAAAAGACAGGTGAAGGTGGGTCCTGATGCCACTTTTTGTGTGTCCTAAGCAATGTTGGGGATAATACTTAAGGAAAACATatggaaatgtgcttatttgcttttttgagTAGATACCCCTTTTATTTCCATTAGCTAAATATGCTTAGTCCAAACACTCAAATGGGATTTTGTGCCTGAATAGTGAATTCCTCAGATTCACAAATGTGCTTACCGTGGCGGTGAATCGGTGTACAGGTTGTTGACGTGTGACAGAGTCTCTCGGTATGAATCAAAGTCTAAACCAGGAGGAAAGTCTTCTAAGCAGGTAGATCTCAGTTCTCCTACTGAACCTCCATAGGAAAAACCATCCAgacctgcagagacagagacgTGAAGCTAAAACCCTGTTTGAATGAGAGTTTTATCATCTGGGGACTTCCAGTAGTATGGCAGCAATTGAGGTAATGGATgcaatttttcttttcttgtgcgCATATTTCATGTATGTTGTTGTCTTTTCAGAGCTAACAACACTCAAGCTGATACATCCCTTGTGATGACCGATACAAAGACAGAACAAGATAACGAATTGAAAGAATTGAAATGGATTAGGTAATGTGCTTTTTCTATTAAACCATTTAAAGTCCTGGCAAAACtattgttaaatatttgttCAGTGCATTGAAATAGTTACATTCTCTTGGGAAAATATAAGCCTACTAGAGCTTTTGGAAGCAAGTTATGTGCATGAAGATGTGGGTGTAGTAAATTTCAGACCAACATGAGCAAGAAAAATGTGCCAGCCCCCACAAAAGAAATAGGACTGAAATTTGTCAGAAATCTTAATATCATAACAGCGCACTGTTTCTAAGTTCAAAACGACTTCATGTTCTGATGACTTACATCCATGGTTCATATATAGACTTTATTAAGTGTGTTACTATAACAACTACAACCTTAGATACCTGAATACTATTCAGTCCTTTAGAGACAATGAAGCTGTATGTTGTGTTCCACTGCCCCACAGAGAGCCCAGATCAAGATGACAAATTTTGAAAGACATGTCAGATCTGTTACGGCTGCCACCGCCCCCACCTGTATTTGCCTGTGCTTTTAAGTAGGCTATCTGTTATGCTGAGCAGGCTGTGCAAGCCCACGTGGAGGATTGGCTGCACAAGGAGAGAAGgtcccgcctacttcctgggttTCCAGTTACCATGCCCTCGATTGGTGCGGCATGCTCTACGGGCCAATCAAAGGGCGACAGTGACAACCACCACCTGCTTAAAAGCCTGCCCGGTCTGCCATTTGAGGCAGCAATCTGACCCCCAGTTGCTTGCCTTGGGAACACCTGTCATAGAGCTTATAGTAGTGTTTTGTAACCCGTGCTAGActttgtgtgtttcactgtgtgaaggTAAGAGAGTGGGTCAGGGCTAAGCTTAGATACCACTGACACCCTTCTTGCACACACCATAGTTGTTTTAtgttagttttcaccaggtTCAGGGGTGCTGTGCGTTTTGGGTTTTTCAAATGCTGTAGGCTAGTGCGCTTTtggtttattcttgtttttgttagtaCCTCTGTAAGCAGTAATCCTCCTTTTGAGGATCTCcttttgttataattgtttgttgatttccACAGCACCCATTGGCCCATCCTCTGTTTGTGCTCCACTTgcattatttcaaataaatatccTTCCAAACCAacaacatctggtttatgtttatgtcccTATATCCCTAGACACCTCGGGACGTAACAGATCACATGTTTTACCTGGTTACTCAATCACTTATTACTAATTAATTAGTTAGTTGGTCAGCTTGTCAAAAAGTTACAAGTTCAGTCACAGACCGTAGCTAGCTCGGAGGTGTGGGTTTCGGAGTCGACTGTCTTTGCGCAGGCTGCCGACGATGATGGTGAtgcaggagaggaagaggaccAGACCTATAACGATCCCCGCCACCACCAGCGGAGACACCAGGAGAGACGCCTCCCCTCCTGACTCCCTCTCACTCCGGCAGTCTGGGTACTCCCCATGGCTCTGGTTGGAGCTCACTGCAGGGAGATACAGATAGATGTGGATCAGACTTAATTATGTGTGACCATCTAAGTTATTATATATTGGAAAATTGTTTTCTGACAGATTTTTCAGAATTCACAAAGTCATTTTTGAAGGACTTTAAGGGGCAAACTGTGAGAGGGATACTACTGATACACTGACATACAAAATGTAACCCTTTGGTACATGGCGTTCTGATCTGAACATAACATTGAGCATGTTCATCTAAACTGTTACAATTGATCATTACGACAGTAGTGCACCAGGGGGCCGAGTTACCTAACTGCTGTCTTGCCCTGCACACATTGTAAAGTCAAGGACTTATTCCATTTCAGTTTGTGACAGATAATTAGAGCTAGagtgtatgcacacacacacacacgcacactaacacacaatttGGCTCTCAGCCATCATCATTGGATTACAGAACGCTCCTGTTTCTCTCCATTTCTGTTTAATGTCtcatctgtctgtttgttcttcctgtcctctgtcttcctgtttgtctgtctttatCTGTCTTACTGCCAGTCACTCGTGATCTGTACACTGTCCGTCTCCTTTCTCAGCCCCACAGCTgagaaaaattaacaaaatttcatattatatatatatatataattgggatttcatgtcatgtgacttgaTTAAGATTTAAATATAATCAAACCAGTAGGTGCATCATTAACATGGCAAAAAGTTAATCCTATTTACATCAGTCAATTTTGTATTGTTGGCAACCCAGAGCTGGAAGAGGGGGGCAGTCAAAACAAGAGCACCAATCAATTCAGCAAGTGCCCCAAGAGGTCAGAACCCTCTAGCAGCCCAATTAATTCTGAAGGGGGCAAATGAGGAAGTCAGATGACATTGTCATAGATCCACAAAGTCCGTGTGAGGACGAGGTCAGGGTGGATC is part of the Micropterus dolomieu isolate WLL.071019.BEF.003 ecotype Adirondacks linkage group LG15, ASM2129224v1, whole genome shotgun sequence genome and harbors:
- the bean1 gene encoding protein BEAN1 isoform X3: MLMKLICSVSSNQSHGEYPDCRSERESGGEASLLVSPLVVAGIVIGLVLFLSCITIIVGSLRKDSRLRNPHLRASYGLDGFSYGGSVGELRSTCLEDFPPGLDFDSYRETLSHVNNLYTDSPPRTHKKWHQDPPSPVFSLQSCPVSSSVERHNHCMNPCQRSSLSRDLYDECVGPGSTQIYIPTDDPPPYSLLDPFQRGAEQEEQPNYTSPDPSQYCGETSASATWFSPSHYPLGLQEQEHQHIASISFPLEAAPPYESVLAEQRQPLPLMPCDLYKHQSEREDDGNSRQPGANQIL